The Fusarium oxysporum f. sp. lycopersici 4287 chromosome 6, whole genome shotgun sequence DNA segment GATGGTTCACATATCTGAACTCCCTTCGGTCCGAACAAAGATCATGCTGAATCTGGCCAACCCTGCAGCTGCATACCGCTGGTGGAGACTCCCAGTCGATGGCATCGGACTTGCTCGTATGGAATTTGTAGTCAGCAATGCTATACAAGTCCATCCTATGGCTCTTATTCACTTTGAGCATCTCAAGGATGAACAAGCCAAGAGAGAAATTGACAAGTTGACGACAGGCTATGCCTACAAGCCTGATTACTTTGTCGACAAGTTGGCATCCGGCCTTGCAACTCTGTGTTCCGCTGTCTACCCCAAACCAGCCATCATCAGGATGAGCGATTTCAAGACGAACGAGTATGCTCGTCTGATAGGTGGTGCTGAGTTTGAACTGAAAGAGGAGAATCCCATGATTGGATTCCGTGGGGCCTCACGCTATTACTCACCCCGCTATAAGGAGGGCTTTGCTCTGGAATGCCGGGCTGTCAAGAGGGTACGAGAGGAAATGGGTCTCACCAATGCCATCGTCATGATACCCTTCTGTCGAACAATCAAAGAAGCCCGAAAGGTGCTAGACGTTATGGAAGAGAACGGTCTaaagagaggagagaatgGTCTCAAGGTCTATGTCATGTGCGAGATTCCATCCAATGTCATCCTAGCCTCGAGCTTCACCAAGCACTTTGACGGCTTCTCTATTGGATCTAACGACCTGGCCCAGCTCACACTCGGTGTAGACCGGGACTCGAGAGAGTTGGCGAGTTTGTTCAACGAGCAGGATGAGGCTGTCAAGTGGATGATTGCTAGAGCCATTGAAGTGGCTCGTCGGGAAGGATGCAAGATTGGGCTATGTGGAGAGGCACCGAGCAATCATCCTGAGTTTGCTAAATTCTTGGTTGATGCGGGAATTGATTCTATCTCTGTCAGCCCGGATAGTTTTGTTCAGGTTATGAAACACGTGGTGGCTAGTGAACGGGGCTCGTAATTATATATGTAGTTATCATTAGTGATATATATTTGTTAGTAATAGTCGAGGCCGATCAATTTGACTCTGTCATCGTATATCTGATTTGCTTGTAGATCCATTCCGCATTGACAGAGTACTGACTGCTTGCTATAAGAGGAATTGCAAGCCGTAAGAATAAACTCTAGGCAGCTAACACAGGTAACAAAGAACACGGTATAGAATACTGACTGCAAATTGCAACAGCTGGATAGGTACAACAAAACTCGCGATTGGTGTTACTTGCGCATGGCCTTGTGGAAATCTAACACGGCTTCTTTCAATGACCTGACATTATCAATAGAATAATAATTCGTAACACGGAAGCCCCCTAACTCTCCGGAGGAAATGATCTTTTACTTGCAAACTGCATGTGCCCCAGTGCTTGACAGATGCACCTCACATGCAACCATACTTGTGATGAATGGTGCTAGAATCATATTAGCTATTACTTAAAACACTGCGAATCGGAAACGTCATCACCACCAGTCTCGTTGGATCGACTCAACACTTTCTTTCACTAGTTTTCCCGATGCCTTTACCGCAACCTCCTCCCCAGCATCCAAAGACAACGGAACTGAACTCAGAATCCCCTTTCTTCCAATAACAGCAGGCATACTGAGACAACATCCATACTGCTCTTGAAAGTGACTAACGGGGTATACCGCACGCTTGTCCAAGATAACAGAACAGCACAAATTAGCAGCGACTGAAGCAATCCCGAACGGCGCAGAGCCTTTACCCCGTATGATACTTTGCGACCGACGCTTGCAGATTAGTTCAATTCTATTGCGATCAAGAGCATTGAACATTTGTACGTCAGCATTAGGGACCGCGCCAATGCTTGCTGAAGACCAGGTGACTACTTGGTCTTCCCCGTGACGGCCCACGACGAATGCATCTACAGCAGACGGTGATACCTATAATGGTGCTGCATTAGAGAGATTGAGACGTTTGTTAGAGTCGCGGGTACTCACCAAAGCACGAGATGCAACCATCCCACGAAGTCTATAAGTGTCGAGAGTAGTACCGGTGCCGATGACCTGAGACGGAGGAAGTCCCGCCATGTCTTTGGCGATGGATGTTAGCAAGTCAACAGGATTTGCCACAACCAGCAAAACCGTGTCAGGTCGGAAAGGTTTCATCGCCTCCATCACCTCACGTATCATCGAAGTGTTCCGAGACGTATAGTCAACCGTTGTCTGCCCTTGAAAGAACCATAAGCCTGTAGCAAAAGCAAGTATACTTGGACGCTTACCTAACGTGTGTTTAGATGCAGCGGTTATGACCACAAGGTCGCTCTGAGCGGCCTCACGATACGTGGCTGGACGTACACGTGTACTGCTATTAGTACTGTAGATGACATCGGAGAGGTCTTCGATCTGAGCATTTCTCAGATTGAGTTCGAGGTCGACGAGAAGCAACTCGCTGGGGATAGAATTCAATGCAAGGTTATAAGCGACGGCACCGCCGACTTCGCCGACGCCTACAATCGCTACTCGAGATGCTGAGCCCATTGTGTGCAGTTGAATAACTCGGGGGATTGATCTCCCATCGTGCATAAAAATGTGCCGTGTTTTATAAAGTTCAAGAGATGAGTTTATGACTTGCGGCGTAATTAGAGTTTGCGGTGTTCTGATGGTGTTCTGATGTCTGATATTAGTGGCTGTCAGAGTAGCAAGCAGTGttgctaataatataaacaaTACGATATTGCCAATATGGACCCCCTCGCAATATTATTGTACTGTCAAGGGGTGCATATTGTATTACCCAATATGAACATGGCTCATATTGTATTTATTACCAAGAACCCAATATATTGGCAGTGTGACAATACACCCAATATATTCCACGTGACCCCATCACTAAACTGCTTCTGCACAAATCTCGTCGCCAAGTCGACTGAAATTGACGATTCTCTTCGTTGTGACCATTTTACCAAATGGAGGCGCTATTGAGGCATGGCGGTAAGTCTGTCTCGGCTCCACCATGACAAAGAAAATGGGCAGAGGCGACGATGGCCAATGTCGGCAGGGGAGGTCCAGCCGAACATGGTTAGTACCAATCGTACCTCCCCTGATGCGTGGAAACAACGCGTGGCCACGTTTTAACCAATAAAATGCCAAGTATCCCTGTCGCTAGTATAGGGTAAGACCTGCCCGCTACTCAAGAGGCAATTTCACCCCAGGACAAACATCCcaatataaataatatattgTCAATATGGACGCCCTCATATTATATTGTCGGAATATCAAAATCTTCATATCATATTGTCACAATATGAGAAAGCCCATACCATATGGGTTATATTGCAATATACTACTTTATTGCCATATTATTAGCAACACTGGTAGCAGGGGAGGGTTACATGATAAAGGAGGTGTTATGACAGTTGTAATACGATTATCTGCAGGAAGCCACGATAAAATCAGATCATGGCTCGTTCCGTGTTTTCTAATGGGGTTATAAAGGTATTTTAAGAATGCCTTCACTGGCGGTTATATGCGGTTATAGTACTAACCGAGGTCCCTGATCTGACTGATGCACCTTTGCACGGTCACCTTGAGTTTCACGTATCGGAGCATTATATTACGGTCTTCCAATAGTCAAATGACCCAATCAATATAACGACGCCAGTGTAAGCTTATCTTTGGCGCATAAGTGGATCACTTCACATGCGAGTTAGTTGGTAATGGCCTGCACAATGACCAGAACTGACCTCTATTCTAAATATAGTTTGGAGGAGGCAATGCAATTGTATTACGAGATCTGGAGATTGGAAGCACTCCAGCCAAGTATAAAATGCCATCTCAAGCAGCCATGCGCtgacttgatcatcatcaatacCATCCGCTAGCTATCATAAGATTCAATCAATCGTTAcacatcaacaccattgTCATCATGAAGGTTATCCCTCTTCTCACCACTATGGCTGCCATCACAGCTGCTACTCCAGCTCCTAAAGGCTGTACGCCTGGAACCTACTCGTGCACGCCCGACCTCAAGGGCTGGCAGGTCTGTAATGTCGACCGCACCTGGGTAGTGAGTCTCTCCGTTCCATGGCGGTCGATGACAGGAAAAGCTTATCCGGTTTTTAGTTCGCCGGTGTCTGTCCCCCGAAGACGGGTTGCCTGTTTAACAACCAGAACGGCTCGCCGTATTGCGTGCCCCCTGGCTTCCATTTCTGATGGGGTTGCATTGCCGCGTGGTTGGGAAGAGTCGTTTTCTACTGCTTTTGTTGATTCTGTTCTTTACTTAACCCTTGGTGCTTACTCAGTGCGGTATACGAGGGCGCTGATTAGTGCATCTTGATGTCAATCCTTTGCTGGTGA contains these protein-coding regions:
- a CDS encoding L-lactate dehydrogenase codes for the protein MGSASRVAIVGVGEVGGAVAYNLALNSIPSELLLVDLELNLRNAQIEDLSDVIYSTNSSTRVRPATYREAAQSDLVVITAASKHTLGLWFFQGQTTVDYTSRNTSMIREVMEAMKPFRPDTVLLVVANPVDLLTSIAKDMAGLPPSQVIGTGTTLDTYRLRGMVASRALVSPSAVDAFVVGRHGEDQVVTWSSASIGAVPNADVQMFNALDRNRIELICKRRSQSIIRGKGSAPFGIASVAANLCCSVILDKRAVYPVSHFQEQYGCCLSMPAVIGRKGILSSVPLSLDAGEEVAVKASGKLVKESVESIQRDWW